A section of the bacterium genome encodes:
- a CDS encoding transposase family protein: MSYPALTAFCRRQGIGVKQILPAGSYHFDPGQEMQHDTSPHRVRIGGKERKVQTASVVLCFSRMVFIQFYPRFRRFECKSFLTEALRYFGGAPEVVMIDNTHVVVLRGSGKTMIPVPEMEAFSHRFGFLFRAHAIGNANRSAHVERSFWHVERNFLVGRTFLDFRDLNRQAREWCQKKNASYKRHLKAKPIELFALERTRLRPLPAHIPQPYRIHHRTVSVEGYVSIDTHKYSVPPNWIGHQVQACETQETIEIKIKTSPSKPTVTHERVIDPHDGKTTLPEHRIRRGQGRKSKQGAREEKRLLDLAPDLGPYVKDLKRKAKKQTTLALRQLLRMVHEYPTQPLHAAVQRAHQYGLYDLDRVESLLLRLIHEEYFRLDRHGDDDE, from the coding sequence CTGTCTTACCCCGCCCTGACGGCCTTCTGTCGCCGGCAGGGCATCGGTGTGAAGCAGATCCTCCCAGCCGGGAGCTACCACTTCGATCCGGGCCAGGAGATGCAGCACGACACCTCCCCGCATCGGGTGAGGATCGGCGGCAAAGAGAGGAAGGTCCAGACCGCGTCGGTGGTTCTGTGTTTTTCCAGGATGGTCTTCATCCAGTTCTACCCGAGGTTTCGCCGATTCGAGTGCAAGAGCTTCCTGACCGAGGCCCTGAGGTACTTCGGCGGCGCGCCCGAGGTGGTGATGATCGACAATACCCACGTGGTGGTGCTGCGGGGGAGCGGCAAGACGATGATCCCGGTGCCGGAGATGGAGGCATTCAGCCACCGCTTCGGCTTCCTCTTCCGGGCTCACGCGATCGGCAACGCCAACCGCTCGGCCCACGTGGAGAGGAGCTTCTGGCACGTGGAGAGGAACTTCCTGGTGGGCAGGACCTTCTTAGACTTCCGCGATCTGAACCGGCAGGCCCGGGAGTGGTGCCAGAAGAAGAACGCGAGCTACAAACGCCACCTCAAGGCCAAGCCGATCGAGCTGTTTGCCCTGGAGAGAACACGGCTCAGACCTCTGCCGGCCCACATTCCCCAGCCCTACCGGATTCACCACCGAACCGTCAGCGTCGAGGGCTACGTCTCGATCGACACTCACAAGTATTCGGTGCCGCCGAATTGGATCGGCCATCAGGTCCAGGCTTGCGAGACGCAAGAGACGATCGAGATCAAGATCAAGACCAGCCCATCGAAACCGACGGTGACTCATGAGCGGGTGATCGATCCTCATGACGGCAAGACAACCCTACCTGAGCATCGGATCCGTCGCGGCCAGGGCCGCAAGAGCAAGCAAGGCGCTCGCGAGGAGAAACGTTTGCTCGATCTCGCCCCTGATCTGGGGCCTTACGTCAAGGATCTCAAACGCAAAGCGAAGAAGCAGACCACGCTTGCCCTGAGGCAATTGCTACGGATGGTCCACGAGTATCCCACACAGCCTCTGCACGCCGCCGTGCAGCGGGCGCACCAGTACGGACTCTATGACCTGGACCGGGTCGAGAGCCTGCTGTTGCGCCTCATCCATGAGGAATATTTTCGACTCGACCGACACGGAGATGATGATGAATGA